The region TTACCCAGTCATTGAGCAATTCCATGATGCCTGCAAACTACCGCAAAGCCACAGCTTTCCTTCCTGAATGCAACCACTGTAGCAGTTTCTGGGAATTTTTGCAGATAAGCAATGCATTTGTAACAGATGCTGGCGTATGGTCACTTGCTTTTGCTCACAAGTGACATGGTGCCTTATTTTGTATACATCCTCCTGCAACCTGCTTTTTTCCttgttaaaaatagataaatgttctgggcaccgtggcacacctgtaatcccagcgactggggaggcgtaggcaagaggatcacaaggatgcccagcctgggcaactccaGGAGAGCCCATCTAAAACAAAAAGCTGGGAGTGTACCTTAGTGTTAAAGTGCCctgggtatacacacacacacacacacacacacacacacacacacacagggatcTGTCTCATTGAATTAGATGCCTCTCAGTGTTCTGTGGCTGTGGTTTGTCGAATGACTGAAGGAATGAACTACTGAATGGACAGATGCCCAGAGGAAGAGTCTGACCCTAATTCTGTGGGATCTAAATACCATCATTGGATTAAGTCTCCCCTCTCTTAATACCATTAACATAAGACTTTGGGGATTAAACTTCAGCAGCCCAGCTCCTTCCTGTCTCAGCTCAATGATGCCTCCTCCTCTGGGAAGCCCTCCCTGATTCGCCAGGCTGTGTCAAGCATCCTTTCTGGAATCTTCAATCCCATCCTTTTACACTCTGGGGATGTGTCTGCATCTCCCATTGGACTGTTTGGGTCCCAGGAAGATAGATCCAGACTATCTTGGTCACTTCTGAGTCCTTAGCACAGCCCAACCAGGGCTGAACACTGTGCTAAGAATAAACGACAATTCCTTGAAGAAATGTCCCTGCTTGGAGAGGAGCTAAGCCCAGGGGTAGCCATGGTGGCTGATGAAAGATAAAGATGTAGACCCAAGTCAGAGAGACCTGAGTTCAAATCACCTGCTCAGGCAGTGGGTTTGGGCCACTATGAACTTCATTATTCTCAACTGCTTCCAAGTCAGGAAAATGGGAGCGAGACTGTGTCAGGTATTGGTAGAGATAAGATAATGTCTGATgacattagctttttttttttttttaagccaaggTCTGGCtttgttacccaggctggccctgaactcctaGGCTCCATAATCCTGCCTCAACCACCCAAGGGGGGGCTGAGACATAGGGTATGCCGGCATGCACAGCTGggaacatttattgattttaaaaactataaacatTATTCAATCAATTACTCCatctcatttaaattttacagCAATCATGTTGGCCCCAGGACAGGGTCCTAAGGAGGTCCCCAAAGGGAGGTTGGCCTCAATCAAGACTGTGAGGGTTCTTGACATCATTGCAGAAAGGAATTTAAGGATGGGTCAAAGCGAGGCACAGAAGGCACAGATGGATTTTATTAAGAGGAATCCAGAAGTatatgggctgaggttgtggcttagtggcagtgaggcactgggttggatcctcagcatcacataaagatgaataaataaaatatattgtacccatgtattactaaaaatatttttttaaaaaaaggaagtacATTCTGAGAGGCAGGCAGAGTGAAAGCTTGGTTACTTGATGTGTTGATCATTACCTGCTagggttgttttcttttgttattgatgaaaaatcattattattattattattataatactggggattgaactcaggggcattcaaccactgatccacatccccagctctattttatatttcatttagggacagggtcttaatgagttgctaagcacctcactattgctgaggctggctttgaactccaaatcctcctgcctcagcctcctgagccactgggattacaggcaggcacctctgcacctggcaaaaaaaaatttttaattttccatgagGGAGTTTTACCCCTCTGCTTTGTGAATTTGAACATTACTACATTGGTGTAACATTGTCACACCTTCTATCAAGAAGGTGTGACATATAGCTCAAGTTACCAGATCCTAAAAATATGAATCTCAGAAATATCTATTTGTTCAGCAGAAAGTATtctcagacctttttttttttttttttttttttaagtacagatgAGTAGTGTATGCAGGGCATGGTctctcacacctgtaattcccagaagctcaggaagctaaggtgggaagattgagttcaaagccagcctcagtaacttagtgaggccctaagctacttagcgAGACCATctctagataaaaaataaaaagcgatGGGGAtgtggcccctgggttcaatccctaatacaaaaaacaacaacaacaacaaaaaaatagtgtTGTTTGTGATCAAAGTATGTGGAAGTGAAATTCAAATCTGGGCTTTAAGTTTGTACTTTAAATCAAGGTTCCTCTTGTTTTGTCCCAAGTTTTCCTTGTTACCTCTCCTTGTCTTCTGGTCTACTTCAATAAGAAGGATGAacttcgggctggggatgtggctcaagcggtagcgcgctcgcctggcatgcctgtggcccaggttcgatcctcagcaccacatccaaacaaagatgttgtgaccgccgagataactaaaaaatagatattaaaattctctctcatctctctctctttaaaaaaaaaagaaaaagaaggatgaACTTTGATCAGTTGCATTTTAAATGTGAGAAATTCTGAGAgacgaccaaaaaaaaaaaagaactggtgtTAAGATGGGAGGATTTGCAAATAAGTCATTTAGGATTTACCTGCATGTCCCAGAGATGCTGGAGCCGGGTTGCTGCTGTGTAAGGACTCCAACCTGCAAGTCCAATGCCTTTGACGGAAAAAAATCATCCTTCCAAAGCCCCGCCCCCTGGGCAGCGCCCCGCCCCCTCTGGGCAGCGTCCCGCCCCCTCTGGGTAGCGCCCCGCCCTCGGATGCATCCCCCTGGAGGCCTCTTCCCCGGGCCTCGGCGGTGTGGGTAGTCTTTGTTGTTTTTCCCTTCACCCGTTACTGCGGGGTTGCTCTACTTCTGAGTTAGAGTTACACCCCCAGAATCCCCcctccacttttttaaaaaaattattattccttttttgaGAAGGGATCTCgctaaatgctgaggctggccttgaacttctggtcATCCTGCCTTCTGGCGTGCGATGCAGCCTTCTTTGGGCGACGGGCCCCTCTCGGTCTCAGCCCCGCCCCTCGCTCTCAGAGTGCGCCCAACAAGCCGCAGCCAATCGCCGCGCGCGGGCCGGTCCCACCTTCTTAGACCCGGCTCCCCACCTTTAAGCCTGGTAGCTTCCGCCAACCTTGCGCCGAGCCTCGCTGCGCGCCTAGGAAACTTCTCGCTCTGTTGGTAGCTGCCACCTCGGGCACCCAGGGGCCTGGATTTCTCCTCCCTCACCCAGGAGTCCTACATTTCGTCCTCCTGGAGTTTCGCTTCGTGGCCTCCAGACTCGGGTCCCCTAGCTCTCAGTTTCCAGGACCCAGAGACGCGGGATCTGCGACTCCGGACCACGCGTTCCGGATCTACGCCACCTGGCCTTAGTTTCCTGCAGATCTCTGCCGCCTGGGCACTCTCCCAACCTCCCGGAGCCACGGACCCCACGTTTCAGGCTGAGAAACTCCTGTATTCCCAAGGCGCAGAGCCAGGAACCCCAGGCGCTTTCATCCAGCTTTCGGGCATCTGACACCACGGGGAAGAGCAGAGGAGCCCCAGAGCCCAGCCGAAGGAACTTAGGCACACCGGCTTCCCAGAGCCAAGGAACCTCGGCTCTGTAAACTCACAACTCCAAGAAGCCCTCCAAAGTTCCAGCTTCCAGGAGCGGAGGACTCTCGGTCCCAAGGTCCGCGTCCTGGGAAGGAGCCCCAAGCGCTCCCAGCTTCCAGGCACAAAGGACCCCCTGTGCGTCCCACCATGGTGGCAGATCCTCCTAAGACCGAACCTAAGGGGTTCGCGGAGCCAGCAGCGAATGATGGACAGGCGCTGGGTCCCAGAGAGGACCAAGTCGTGACCTCAAGTGGCTCCTGCGGTTCTTGGAACCAGGTGCGCCGTTGCCTTCGCGCCAATCTGCTGGTCCTGCTGACTGTGGTGGCCGTGGCGATTGgcgtggggctggggctgggggtttcGAGGGCAGGCGCGCTGAGCCCACAGTTCTGGGCCGCCTTCGACTTCCCTGGCGAGCTGTTACTGCGCCTGCTGAAGATGATCATTTTGCCGCTGGTAGTGTGCAGCCTGATCAGTGGCGCCGCCAGCCTGGACCCGAGCGCGCTTGGCCGCCTGGGCGCCTGGGCGCTGCTCTTTTTCCTGGTCACCACCCTGCTCGCGTCTGCTCTCGGCGTGGGCTTGGCTTTGGCGCTGCAACCCGGCGCCGCTTTTGCGGCCATCAACTCCTCTTTCGAAGGGGTCACCGGCACTGAGGAAGAGTTCCCCAGCAAGGAGGTGCTGGATTCGTTCCTGGATCTTGCGAGGTCAGGTTCCGCCCGCGGTGGTAGGCATGGTGGAAGTGGCCACGTTGGCAGAAGAGGGCTTTGGGCCCTCTAGAGCGAGACATCCTCTCTAGAGCCTTGGGAAAATGGGACGGGATGGTGGAGGGAGCTCTGGTCCCTTGGGAAAGTGAGGACTGACTACTGGGGAAGGGGTTTTCTAAATTTAGGAACCTGGGCTCAGAGGGACTCCATAAGAGGGAAATAGGCAAAAAAGTCttaaagagggaagaggaagagaaatgcTCAGGGGCTTGGACATAGGGTCTGCCCAGAGGGAAAGGAACCCCGTGAGGAAAAGGGACCCTGAGGACATCCCCAATTGGATATGGAATCTTGACCAGAAGCGCCATCTtagggcccccttggctgcccgagATTCCCTCCCAATGACCTGGATGTGCAGCCCGTTGGTGTGAATCATATAAGACTTTTCAAgcttccttatttaaaaaaaaaaaaattggaagctgGGGCAGCAGTCTTGGGATTCCTGTGTAATGAACCCCTGGAGAACTTGAGGGAATCCAAGGAATTTTACTTTCCAGCCCCATAGCTGCCCACACCATGGGTCACCTGGACACAGCCGCATTTCTTTTCTcagccccttcccttcccagttTAGCAGGGGCCTGGccactttctctttctgtcttccaCATCAGCCCTGGCCACCCTCCCACCTGCCACCCccacctttccctcccacttACTCCTCTGTCTGCCCCCTTCTTCCTGCAGTGGGCCTCCCCAAAGTGGATCCATTTAGAAAGGGGAACAGATTCTTTTCCTTCTGCCCTCCACTGTTATGGCTTCTGAAGGGTGCAGACTGGAGGCCACATGGTTCTGGCCTTTATGGCCTCTGATTCAGTGTCTCCAGATTGGGGACTTCCTggaagtgtgagtgtgtgtgtgtgtgtgtgggggggtgtggaaACACTGAGTCATAGGGTATCCCTCCACCTCTGAGACATCTGTGCTGGCTGAAGTGGGACACTTGCCAGGCTTGGTGTCCCCATAGGGGTGGGTAACAGCTCCTGGCTGAGTGAGATTAACTGGGCCCTGGCCCAGCCCTGAGCTGCAGGCAGGCACACCCACCCCCAGGCTGTTTATGAACTCCCCATAACAGTTTCAAAACAGCTGTAATTCCCACTTGGTCTTCAGTTCCAAGACTTAACTGGAACATTTCAGTTACATGGCCTATAACCAGCCAGCTGACCCACACAGCTGGACATAGACACTCGGAAACAGACACATGGCCTTCCACCAGCTTAACACACATGCCTTTAATGGTCCCATTCAGTTACTCCAGTGAGCACACTAATGAACACCTGCACCCATGCTCAAGAGGACAGTACACACATACAGACCTCTGTGACTGCACGTGcataataatattccactgtggcACACAGCCTGGCCATCCACTGACACGCCCATCCAGCCGATCTTAACCTGCACTCCCCTCCTGAGTACGTGGCCACACCGGAACGCCTGTCCATCTGGGCCAGTTTGTGTAAAGTGCTAACTGCCGTGCTGGGCATGTGGGAGGTGACGTGGGTGGATTGGCTGCTCTTTCCACCTCATGGCAGACATTCATGACATGAGTGGCCATCCCTTGTCACACTCTCTGGGCCTCTCTGCTGCTTTCCAATCTGCTCAGATCCTCCCCACATCCTCCCATCCCCCAGCTGACCCCTCCCCCTAGGAACCAGTCCTTTTCTCAGCCCTCCAGGAAGTAGCTGATGCAAGGCATAGAGGGTATGAGGTCTGCTGCCTGGGGTGGGGCTAAGGCTCAGGGTGACCCTGCCCTGGCTTGCCTGGGGAGCCCAGCGTTCTTTATTTCCAACCCACAATCCCTTGGGCTTGGAATGACAGGGGGCCAGCTCAGAATCCCACACCCTGTAAAGGTGTGCAGGCCAGGTCCCACTGCCCAGCCAAAACCTGGCTGAAGGAGGGAGGGTCCTAAATGGGGCCTAATTTGCCCTCACCCCTTGAAGAGGCCCAGCCAGCTCCCCTGATACTCCCTCTCCTCCCCATGACAGTATCTAATAACCCCCTGTTTGTCTATTTCTGCAGAAATATCTTTCCCTCCAACCTGGTGTCTGCGACCTTTCGCTCTGTGAGTTCTCAGGGTGTCTGGAGGGatggggtgggcagggagggaggcagcTAGTCGGAGCCCATTCCATCTGATTTTGGGCCATCCCTGGGAAAACACAAGTGGCCACATGTGACATGTGATGTCAGAGGGTTCTTGGGTAGCCCCTGAAGCTCATCTGTGCCCttcccaatcaaaaaaaaaaaaaagattatggaccaggtgtggtggcaaatgcctataatcccagctacttgggaggctgaatcaggaggatcacaagttgaggccagcctgggcaacttagtgagttcctgtctcaaaaaggagtagggatgtggttcaatagTAAAGCAcgcgggttcaatccccaggaaccaccccccaaaaaaaagaagtcctTCCTCAGTGGGGTGGCTGGGGTTGCTGGCAGGTGGTGCTTAGCGCAGACTTTGAGCTTTGTTGGTCCCAGCACGGGATGGGGCCCTCCATGACAGTGGACACTGATTCTTCCCATCCCTACTGCAGTACTCTACCTCCTACCAATGGATCGAGATCAACGGAACCCTGGTGAAGGTGAGAGAGCAGGGCTGGGCGGGCTCTGGCAGGATACTTGGGCTTCTGCCAGTCTTTGTTGACCCTCTGGGTCTTCTAGCAGTTTGGTGTGGGATTAGATTTAAATTCTGCAATCCTTTCCCAGTTTCCATTTTCTCTGCCTTCTAGATGTCTCCACTTTGtcctttcttccccccccccatgaCCCTGCCCTAGTCCAGGCTCCCCCCCCAATCCCACCTGTCCCTCTCACCCATCCTCCAACTTGCAGCTGAAGGGGTCTTTCCACAGTGCAGGTCTGACCCTCCTTTTCCACTGCCCCAAGCCCCCCCTAAGCCCCCAGAAGAAAGCCCTGACTTCTTGCCACAGGGCAGGGGTCCCCATCAGACAGGACCCCTGCtgtgttgggtgcagagcaggctgaactgtgttgtctgcagggcaggctgaacagatgttggctgcaagatagcccacgcagtcaaacccccctctatctgttcctttatcacctgtttgcctcaagtctgaacattcaaccctgctcaaggctgaacacttaaccccaccttgggccaacaaggcagcttgcagacccagaggccccattagatttgggctataaaaactccctcctgccaggcccccctttctcttgctctctctctctctcttgctccctctgtcttgctatctctcttgctttctctgtctctctcctgcgtgcgcttcctctctctctctctctctctttttccttctttcttttctctttgttgcactgctgcaataaagatcttttggttgctccgagtgttgtggtcactttcctttcatgcTGACCCTCCCTCAGCCCCATCTTGTGACTCCCTCTGTCCAGCTCATTCTCCTCCAGCCACCACGGCCAGCTTTCATTTCAAGGCTATTGCACATTATTTCCTTTCTCTAGAATATTCTACAGCCCCTCTACCTGGtgcacccctcctcccctccagtcTCAGCTCAGATCCCCCTTCCCCTGGGCAGCTCTCCCTGATGCTGGTCATTCTCCAAGCTGCACCCCCTTCTCTCTCTAGGCTCTCCCCTGGGCTCCCCCATTCCAACCCTGTTCATTCTGGGTGACCCCTGGGGACTGATCTCTTTCCCCTGGGCCTGTACTCTGCTGGGTTTCAGGAGGGCCCAGAGCAGCCTCTGGTGACCCGGCAGGTGGCGGAGTTCCCCTCCCCATCTCTTCCTTTTGAAGGAGCCTAATGGGAAGGAGGTCGAGGGCATGAACATCCTGGGCCTGGTGGTGTTTGCCATCATCTTTGGTGGGGCCCTGCGGAAGCTAGGCCCTGAGGGGGAGCTGCTCATCCACTTCTTCAACTCCTTCAATGATGCCACCATGGTGCTGGTCTCCTGGATCATGTGGTAAGTGGAAGGAGAAGGGCCAAGCACCAccatgtgtgtggtgggggaccCTCTGCACCCTCCCTGGAGACAAGATGGCTTGCATTCAAATCCAGCATCGACCATTCATTCCCTGGCTGTGAGACTTCAGGCAAATAGCTTTCTAGCAAATAGcattctgagcctcagattcctcaTGTATAGAAGGGCAACCGTGGTGTACTCCGTAAGTCCTAAGACTCTGATGCTGGCACTTTCTCCATTTTTGTGGAAGGTGACAATGGACAACAAAGCTGAGGCTGCCAGTTAGCTAATGCACCTCAATTTCAGAAATTGCAATTATATGATCCCCACCAAAGATGATGGCAAACACCACCAGGCCCAGGATGTTCATGCCCTGGACCTCCTTCCCATTAGGCTCCTTCAATTCCTTTGAATCAATAAGCTACTTCCTAGGGTGCTCATAAAGATTCAGTGAGTCACTCAGGTAAAGAGCTTGCTTTAGGGTGGGGGTGTGGTTCAGCAGTGCAGTGTTTGCCAGCCATGTGCCAGGTcctccctgggtttgatccccagcattgcaaaaaaaaaaaaaaaaaaaaaaaatgttttttaaaaagtgtgctttaaggggctggggatatagctcagttggtagagtgctcgtcttgCATGCacaataccctgggttcaatccccactaccacaaaaaaataaataaataaaaataaaaataaaaagtgtgctTTAAGCACCTGCTACTTAGTGAACattcatttaatgttttttctttttaatttttttaagttgttgatggatccttatttttttctttttttcttttttttttctttaaatagatgcagtgctgggaatggaacccagtgcctttcacatgcATGTGAaacaagttctctgccactgagccacaaccccagcccccacttaaTTTACTGTGGTTATTGTCATTATGATTTGTTAAATGACCCCAGACAATGGGCAAAACAACCACGTGCAGAGGCCTGTGGCTCCCCACTTCTCTCTGTGGTGGTGTTATGGAGCAGACTGCTCAGAAAACATACCAAGTCTATTTTGTCTGAATtggagagtctttatttagccagcCGCAACTGCTCTTTgcaggacccataactgtctctgtAAGGAACAGCCTCCAGCCAGAGCAATTCAGGGTCTTTAAAGGCAAAAACTGCAGAAACCACATCCGTCTTGAGGTAGCTGCAAGCAAGAGGGGTACAGAGCTGAACTGAGCAGttggtgagacaatgcaatgggtaccTTGGTATTTCCCATGGggctttccaggttggcatagaaGCAAGCCAGCataagggaagtgggtcaaaatgactctagttgagtacaagttagagaatggttactaatgtccAGACAATCCATCTCTGACAGGATACATTGTCCAAAAAAATTGGAACCAAGGagaaaacaattttacattgtataagaattgcttttgtgttgccaaacatgctatgctaagcaactatTGACAGGTACAGAGGCGGGTGTTCCCATAGGAGAAGCATTTGTTACATGACATGGAGtatcagggtaaaatggagtctatTTGTTCATTGCTCTTATATAGTCTGGCCCATAACAGTCTCACACTGATTCTTAGAATCTTCTCTGGATCTAAAAGATCAGGATTAGGAGGGGGACAggatctttgcttttttttttttttttaaacaccccCCCCTCCCATTCCAATACCTTCCTTGTATCCCTTGCCTGCCATGTGCTCACGACATGGATTAAATGTGTCTTGATTGACTCAAGAACTATGCTGGGAGGCTAGGTGGTGGTATGGCCAAGAGCAGGGCTCTGCTGTTTCAGCTGCAAGTCCTACCCTAAGTTACTTAGCCCCTgggtgcctcggtttcctcattgGGGTGATAGGGCAAATGGTACCAGCCTCCAAGGGCCGGGGGCTGGAGtagtggcttagtggcagagtgcttgcctcgcacatgtgaggcactgggtttgatcctgagcaccacataaaaataaagaaacaaggactggggtggtggctcagtggtagagcgcttgcctagcgtgagtgaagcactgggtttgattctcagcaccgcatacaaataacttaaaataaaggtccaaagtataatttaaaacaaaaagatattgtgcccatctatgaATAAAAACCTGCATTGTAAATGgcaacagcaaacattttattttgcactGTGTTGTTTAACTGCCGGGCATGTGCCACCGGCTGGACTCGGGCACCTGGCCACACCTAGCTGCACAGGTGGCTGGGATGAAGAGGAGACTGGGGAGATAACTAACAAGCCACAGCAGTCAGACCGTCAGGGAGGTGACCTCAGGAGGCCTGCAGAGGAGGCACACACCCTTTGGGATATTTCCTGCAGGAGAGGGTGACGGCAGTCCCATCAGAAGTATGTCAATGACTTGAAAGCCTTCAGCTCTTTTCAGTTGGCATCTCATTTCACCCAGCAGTTCCATTGGTAGCATTTGGGGGCCTGTTTTATAGAGCTGGTCAGTGTTTGATTCTCTAATAGCTGTAAGAGACTCATTTATAATAGGAGCTCTTGTGTGGGCTATGGTGAAGATTCGGTCATGATCAAGGGCTCAGTGCATCGTAAACGCCTCATACCCTGGAGTTACCAAGACCTGAACCATGACCTTTTGGTTTTTCAGATGTGCTGAGAATATTGATTCAAGGTTTGCCGGCTGCTGTAGTAAGCAAGCCTAGAAAACAAATGAGTCAGGCAtgatagatgttttttttttttccccactcatGTGTTAAGTTCAAATCTGGGGATACTCCTCCAAGCAGTGATGGAACAGGAAGGCTTTTATCTCCTGGCTTACCTGCCTTCCAGGAAAAGCGCCTGGAGGAGGCAATAGAAGCTTCCAGGGGCCGTGCCTGGGAGTGGTGTCCAAACCTCAGTGCACATTGCTGTGGGCTCCTCCTGACCTTGGGGGAAGCTGGGAAACGGGGTCAGGCACGGTGGTCAGCCCTTGTGGACATGTGAGCGGCAGTGATCTATCTCTTGGGCGTTAGGTATGCTCCTGTGGGCATCCTGTTCCTTGTGGCCAGCCAGATTGCAAAGATGC is a window of Ictidomys tridecemlineatus isolate mIctTri1 chromosome 15, mIctTri1.hap1, whole genome shotgun sequence DNA encoding:
- the Slc1a5 gene encoding neutral amino acid transporter B(0) — encoded protein: MVADPPKTEPKGFAEPAANDGQALGPREDQVVTSSGSCGSWNQVRRCLRANLLVLLTVVAVAIGVGLGLGVSRAGALSPQFWAAFDFPGELLLRLLKMIILPLVVCSLISGAASLDPSALGRLGAWALLFFLVTTLLASALGVGLALALQPGAAFAAINSSFEGVTGTEEEFPSKEVLDSFLDLARNIFPSNLVSATFRSYSTSYQWIEINGTLVKEPNGKEVEGMNILGLVVFAIIFGGALRKLGPEGELLIHFFNSFNDATMVLVSWIMWYAPVGILFLVASQIAKMQDVGKFFISLGKYILCCLLGHAIHGILVLPLIYFLFTRKNPYRFLWGIMAPLATAFGTSSSSATLPLMMKCVEEKNGVAKHISRFILPIGATVNMDGAALFQCVATVFIAQLNGRSLNFVDIIIILIMATASSVGAAGIPAGGILTLAIILEAISLPVREISLILAVDWLVDRSCTILNVEGDAFGAGLLQSYVDRTKIQSMEPELVQFKSEVPPNPVPAAIEEGNPLLKQYQGPPRDAATCEKESVM